In Vanrija pseudolonga chromosome 4, complete sequence, a single window of DNA contains:
- the lcf2_2 gene encoding Long-chain-fatty-acid--CoA ligase 2: MPARSIRGPRHSRPTDGKASWEVDADQPKPHDSTRARRAFCVTDLTSRPASNINTIHDIMLYAARVHGSKQGFGKRKVVARTEEIKILTRTDSSTSSKPSLRRPVELFTLSPYEWISYEQALQEVRDLGCGLRTIGVGDRREGQYFGIYAPTSRNWMFMAQACAFNGVPICTVYDTASTAAVAEAFNEARVPAIFTDASLLPHLLRQLARTPTLRAIVYDNVNGASEQEITAALSAIRNQYPGIQLHTIDAIRQLGREHALVMADRARRNDIFCLMYTSGGGGKPKGVLLTHGNVLAAAASIAILMKDVLVDQECYLAFLPAAHVIEFIVEMTFIFSGVPIAYGRIKTLSDANVKNCKGDIMEARPSVMIAVPTVWELLRKGIMGKVSSGLKKTVFNTAMKAKYAGQSKSIPGLAKLSDAMVFNRVKELTGGRLRTILNSGTPLSPSTQKFLSIALVQMIQAYGMTECGGVTIQHPNWRTFGSVGGPAPGCEIKLVDRLDVHPGYSSNDNPPRGEVYVRGPSVCAGYHNRELNRAAFTNDGWFLTGDIGQWNPDGTLTIIDRVKNHVPLAGGTGVALERLESIYKSCPLITNCCVVANPFHARPALVAVVHPANLPSFARKHGIPCYPHDIEVQCRNPRLVSLVLDVLNESARREGLRGVELLEALVLTADEWTSDLGLLTAAQKLIRPVIEDYYEDELNRMYTANGPEYYNQMKGNADLLRSVANRPRGSGPVFSPDGERTPTLSPASRSTSPPPSSIATQSPTLPSSMTLPSIPLPPSRAISTHSSSPHSTMAHPLLAMATKSAAELATADLAASLNPRSRKPSFI; encoded by the exons atgcccgcGAGATCCATCCGCGGACCTCGCCACAGTCGGCCGACTGATGGCAAGGCTTCGTGGgaagtcgacgccgaccagcccAAGCCCCACGACTCaacgcgcgctcgccgagcctTCTGCGTCACCGACCTTACTTCCC GCCCGGCGTCAAACATAAACACGATCCACGATATCATGTTGTATGCCGCCCGAGTGCACGGTTCCAAGCAGGGCTTTggcaagcgcaaggtcgtGGCACGGACGGAGGAGATCAAGATCTTGACCAGGACAGATAGCAGCACCAGCTCCAAGCCTAGCTTGCGACGGCCCGTCGAGCTGTTCACCCTCTCGCCATACGAGTGGATCAGCTATGAGCAGGCACTGCAAGAAGTTCGCGACCTTGGTTGCGGCCTCCGCACCATTGGTGTAGGGGATAGGCGTGAGGGGCAATACTTTGGCATCTATGCGCcaacaag CCGCAACTGGATGTTCATGGCCCAGGCGTGTGCGTTCAACGGTGTGCCCATCTGCACAGTATACGACACTGCATCCACCGCAGCAGTGGCGGAAGCGTTCAACGAGGCGCGAGTACCCGCAATCTTCACGGACGCGTCCCTCCTACCCCATCTCCTTCGGCAGCTGGCACGCACCCCCACCCTCCGCGCAATCGTGTACGACAATGTCAACGGAGCGTCCGAGCAGGAgatcaccgccgccctctcTGCCATCAGGAATCAGTACCCCGGCATTCAGCTGCATACGATCGACGCGATtcggcagctcggccgcgagcacgcgctcgtcATGGCcgaccgcgcgcgacgcAACGATATCTTCTGCCTCATGTACAccagtggtggcggtggcaaGCCCAAGGGCGTACTACTGACCCATGGCAATGTCCTTGCTGCAG CCGCATCCATCGCCATCCTCATGAAGGACGTGCTGGTCGACCAGGAGTGCTACCTCGCGTTCCTCCCCGCCGCTCATGTCATCGAGTTCATCGTCGAGATGACCTTCATCTTCTCGGGCGTGCCCATCGCATACGGGCGTATCAAGACCCTGTCCGACGCCAACGTCAAGAACTGCAAGGGCGACATCATGGAGGCGCGGCCGTCGGTCATGATTGCCGTTCCTACCGTCTGGGAGCTGCTCCGCAAGGGCATCATGGGCAAGGTGTCCTCCGGCCTCAAGAAGACCGTGTTCAACACGGCCATGAAGGCCAAGTATGCGGGACAGAGCAAGAGTATCCCCGGGCTCGCCAAGCTGTCCGATGCCATGGTCTTCAACcgcgtcaaggagctcacCGGCGGCCGGCTGCGCACGATCCTCAAcagcggcacgccgctgtCACCGAGCACGCAAAAGTTCCTGTCCATTGCGCTGGTACAGATGATCCAGGCGTACGGCATGACcgagtgcggcggcgtcacgatCCAACACCCCAACTGGCGGACGTTTGGGTCTGTCGGTGGACCAGCACCTGGGTGCGAGatcaagctcgtcgacaggCTCGACGTGCACCCCGGCTACTCGTCCAACGACAACCCGCCCCGCGGCGAGGTGTACGTCCGAGGGCCGTCCGTGTGCGCCGGCTACCACAACCGCGAGCTCAACCGTGCGGCGTTCACAAACGACGGCTGGTTCCTCACCGGCGACATTGGGCAGTGGAACCCCGACGGCACGTTGACCATCATCGACAGAGTCAAGAACCATGTGCCGCTGGCAGGTGGCACCGGTGTTGCGCTCGAACGCCTTGAGTCGATCTACAAGTCGTGCCCGCTCATCACGAACTGCTGCGTAGTCGCCAACCCGTTCCACGCGCGCCCGGCCCTCGTGGCCGTAGTGCACCCGGCCAACCTGCCCTCGTTTGCGCGCAAGCACGGCATCCCATGCTACCCGCACGACATTGAGGTGCAGTGCCGCAACCCACGCCTCGTgtcgctcgtcctcgacgtgctcaacgAGTCGGCGCGTCGTGAGGGCTTGCGTGGTGtggagctcctcgaggcgctcgtgctcaccgccgacgagtgGACGTCCGACCTCGGGTTGTTGACCGCCGCTCAGA AACTCATTCGCCCCGTCATCGAAGACTActacgaggacgagctcaaccGCATGTACACGGCCAACGGGCCCGAGTACTACAACCAGATGAAAGGAAACGCCGATCTCCTGCGCTCCGTGGCCAACAGGCCGCGCGGCTCGGGGCCAGTGTTCTCCCcggacggcgagcgcacgccgacgctgtccccggcatcgaggtcgacctctccgccgccgagtaGCATCGCGACGCAGTCGCCCACGCTTCCGTCGTCGATGACGCTCCCGTCGATACCGCTTCCGCCCAGCCGCGCGATATCGACTCACTCGTCGTCCCCCCACTCGACAATGGCCCACCCGCTTCTCGCGATGGCCACCAAgtcggccgccgagctcgcgacggccgacctTGCTGCATCGCTCaacccgcgctcgcgcaagCCCAGTTTCATCTAG